A stretch of the Aegilops tauschii subsp. strangulata cultivar AL8/78 chromosome 4, Aet v6.0, whole genome shotgun sequence genome encodes the following:
- the LOC109785595 gene encoding flavonoid O-methyltransferase-like protein Os11g0303600 has protein sequence MCRSIVLDGCTLLERKTPHQIARGRVIKLATMAAQAQQLTVPTEAELLQGQADLWRHSLYYMTSMAFQCVVKLGIPTTIHSLGGAASLPDLVAALSLPPAKLPYLRRIMRLLATSGVFAADNAADVVTYRLTPLSWLLLDGVAVDGHPSQTSCVLASTSRHCVEAAMGLSDWFKKDVAASPFEDLHGVTLFDESMAEHDPEIDAVFNEALASHDNSGFLTVLRECGTIFQGLESLTDCCGGDGTTARAIMEAFPQIKCTVLDLPRVIDSVPADGVVNYVAGDMFKSIPPAQAVLVKLVLHHWSDEDCVKILAQCKKVIPSREEGGKVIVIDILVDPSSGPTYEAELLVDVAMMVTTNGRQRDETDWSELFMKAGFSDYKIVKKLGARGVFEVYP, from the exons ATGTGCCGCTCAATAGTACTTGATGGATGCACACTGCTTGAACGAAAAACACCTCATCAAATAGCTAGAGGGAGAGTGATCAAGCTAGCAACAATGGCGGCCCAGGCTCAGCAACTGACTGTTCCCACCGAGGCGGAGCTCCTGCAGGGGCAGGCCGACCTTTGGCGCCACAGTCTCTACTACATGACCTCCATGGCATTCCAGTGCGTCGTCAAGCTCGGCATCCCGACCACCATCCATAGCCTGGGCGGCGCGGCATCGCTGCCTGATCTGGTCGCCGCGCTGTCCCTTCCACCCGCCAAGCTGCCTTACCTCCGTCGCATCATGCGACTGCTGGCTACGTCCGGCGTCTTCGCCGCCGACAACGCCGCCGACGTCGTCACCTACCGCCTGACCCCGCTGTCCTGGCTCCTGCTTGACGGCGTCGCCGTAGATGGCCACCCGAGCCAAACGTCTTGTGTGCTCGCCTCAACCTCGAGGCACTGCGTTGAGGCTGCGATGGGCCTCTCCGACTGGTTCAAGAAGGACGTCGCGGCGTCGCCGTTCGAGGATCTCCATGGTGTGACCCTCTTCGACGAGAGCATGGCAGAACATGACCCTGAGATCGACGCCGTGTTCAACGAAGCCCTGGCGTCCCATGATAATTCCGGGTTCCTCACGGTCCTGCGGGAGTGCGGCACCATCTTCCAGGGGCTCGAGTCCCTGACCGACTGCTGTGGTGGCGACGGCACGACGGCAAGGGCCATTATGGAGGCCTTTCCGCAAATCAAGTGCACCGTGCTCGACCTTCCGCGGGTGATCGATAGTGTCCCAGCCGACGGCGTGGTTAACTACGTGGCCGGTGACATGTTCAAGTCCATCCCACCTGCTCAGGCAGTGTTGGTCAAG CTTGTGTTGCACCACTGGAGTGATGAGGACTGCGTGAAGATCCTTGCTCAATGCAAGAAGGTCATCCCTTCGCGGGAAGAGGGAGGGAAAGTGATTGTTATCGACATACTTGTAGACCCTTCTTCGGGACCAACATACGAAGCAGAGCTCCTGGTAGATGTAGCCATGATGGTGACGACCAATGGTAGGCAGCGGGATGAAACTGATTGGAGCGAGCTATTCATGAAGGCAGGATTCAGTGACTATAAAATTGTGAAGAAACTGGGAGCTCGAGGTGTCTTTGAGGTCTACCCTTGA